The Danio rerio strain Tuebingen ecotype United States chromosome 1, GRCz12tu, whole genome shotgun sequence genome includes a region encoding these proteins:
- the gpa33a gene encoding glycoprotein A33 (transmembrane), paralog a isoform X1, with protein MADTLRLLGFILLSGLHVASAAIVVDIPQKQYKVARGDNATLPCAFTPPPPAGSTTEITWKATPDVPGSPMIDIIKFNSATGMKVYKNYKGRAGLTFDLTKGKADLQLVRVTSADNRTYECHVDVQEEEDGTLSDTANLIVLVAPSTPKCTIEGKTEYFQDITLTCKSEEGTPTPTYKWQSYDVLNNPRPNPLKATDVNGVLSLYNISKDTSGFYVCTSTNEIRSAKCNLTMAVMAPSMSMASTAGIIGAAAGALVLLLVIIICCCCCRRKKNKEEEYAMGTPEDGEFTDKDPEEQDEHVRSEQERPVKSADRRDVQDERSERSYDRRSDYDDRRDPNTSQRDDRDDRYNDRRDRYDDKRDRSDDRQERYDDRRERNGDRQDRYDDRRDRNDDRRDRYDDRYDDRRDRYDDRRDRHDDRYDSDRYSDRYDSRDRPPSVPPNKPRDPRN; from the exons ATGGCGGACACACTGCGCTTACTGGGCTTCATCCTGCTGAGCG gaCTGCATGTGGCATCAGCAGCGATCGTGGTTGATATCCCGCAGAAGCAGTATAAGGTAGCGCGGGGTGATAATGCGACGCTGCCCTGCGCCTTCACCCCGCCGCCGCCGGCCGGATCCACCACTGAGATCACCTGGAAAGCGACTCCAGATGTGCCGGGATCTCCAATG ATCGACATCATCAAATTCAACAGTGCCACTGGAATGAAGGTGTACAAGAACTATAAGGGCCGGGCGGGTCTGACGTTTGATCTGACTAAAGGAAAAGCCGACCTGCAGCTGGTGAGGGTCACCAGTGCCGACAACCGGACCTACGAGTGCCATGTGGACGTGCAGGAGGAAGAGGACGGCACTCTATCAGACACCGCCAACCTCATTGTCCTGG TGGCCCCATCAACACCCAAATGCACTATTGAGGGGAAGACGGAGTACTTTCAGGACATCACCCTGACCTGCAAATCGGAGGAGGGAACGCCGACACCGACCTACAAGTGGCAAAGCTACGATGTGTTGAACAACCCTCGCCCAAACCCACTGAAGGCCACCGACG TGAACGGCGTTCTGTCGCTCTACAACATCTCTAAGGACACGTCCGGGTTCTACGTCTGCACCTCCACCAATGAAATCAGATCTGCCAAGTGTAATCTGACTATGGCCGTCATGGCAC CGTCCATGAGCATGGCGTCCACGGCGGGCATCATCGGGGCGGCGGCGGGCGCGCTGGTCCTCCTGCTGGTCATcatcatctgctgctgctgctgccggAGGAAGAAGAACAAGGAGGAGGAGTACGCCATGGG GACTCCTGAAGATGGAGAATTCACAGACAAGGATCCGGAGGAGCAAGACGAACACGTGCGGTCTGAGCAGGAGCGTCCGGTGAAGAGCGCAGACCGCAGAGATGTGCAGGACGAGCGCAGCGAGAGGAGCTACGACCGCCGCAGTGACTACGACGACCGCCGAGATCCGAACACCAGCCAGCGGGATGATCGTGATGACCGATACAATGACCGCCGCGACCGATACGATGACAAACGCGACCGGAGTGATGACCGCCAGGAACGCTACGATGACCGCCGGGAACGCAACGGTGACCGCCAAGATCGTTACGATGACCGACGTGATCGCAATGATGACCGCAGAGATCGTTACGATGACCGCTACGATGATCGACGCGACCGCTACGATGACCGCAGAGATCGCCATGATGACCGCTACGACAGCGACCGCTACTCTGACCGCTACGACAGCCGCGACAGACCGCCCAGCGTCCCCCCAAATAAACCCAGAGATCCGCGGAATTGA
- the gpa33a gene encoding glycoprotein A33 (transmembrane), paralog a isoform X3, translating into MTCQRGLHVASAAIVVDIPQKQYKVARGDNATLPCAFTPPPPAGSTTEITWKATPDVPGSPMIDIIKFNSATGMKVYKNYKGRAGLTFDLTKGKADLQLVRVTSADNRTYECHVDVQEEEDGTLSDTANLIVLVAPSTPKCTIEGKTEYFQDITLTCKSEEGTPTPTYKWQSYDVLNNPRPNPLKATDVNGVLSLYNISKDTSGFYVCTSTNEIRSAKCNLTMAVMAPSMSMASTAGIIGAAAGALVLLLVIIICCCCCRRKKNKEEEYAMGTPEDGEFTDKDPEEQDEHVRSEQERPVKSADRRDVQDERSERSYDRRSDYDDRRDPNTSQRDDRDDRYNDRRDRYDDKRDRSDDRQERYDDRRERNGDRQDRYDDRRDRNDDRRDRYDDRYDDRRDRYDDRRDRHDDRYDSDRYSDRYDSRDRPPSVPPNKPRDPRN; encoded by the exons atgacctgtcagagag gaCTGCATGTGGCATCAGCAGCGATCGTGGTTGATATCCCGCAGAAGCAGTATAAGGTAGCGCGGGGTGATAATGCGACGCTGCCCTGCGCCTTCACCCCGCCGCCGCCGGCCGGATCCACCACTGAGATCACCTGGAAAGCGACTCCAGATGTGCCGGGATCTCCAATG ATCGACATCATCAAATTCAACAGTGCCACTGGAATGAAGGTGTACAAGAACTATAAGGGCCGGGCGGGTCTGACGTTTGATCTGACTAAAGGAAAAGCCGACCTGCAGCTGGTGAGGGTCACCAGTGCCGACAACCGGACCTACGAGTGCCATGTGGACGTGCAGGAGGAAGAGGACGGCACTCTATCAGACACCGCCAACCTCATTGTCCTGG TGGCCCCATCAACACCCAAATGCACTATTGAGGGGAAGACGGAGTACTTTCAGGACATCACCCTGACCTGCAAATCGGAGGAGGGAACGCCGACACCGACCTACAAGTGGCAAAGCTACGATGTGTTGAACAACCCTCGCCCAAACCCACTGAAGGCCACCGACG TGAACGGCGTTCTGTCGCTCTACAACATCTCTAAGGACACGTCCGGGTTCTACGTCTGCACCTCCACCAATGAAATCAGATCTGCCAAGTGTAATCTGACTATGGCCGTCATGGCAC CGTCCATGAGCATGGCGTCCACGGCGGGCATCATCGGGGCGGCGGCGGGCGCGCTGGTCCTCCTGCTGGTCATcatcatctgctgctgctgctgccggAGGAAGAAGAACAAGGAGGAGGAGTACGCCATGGG GACTCCTGAAGATGGAGAATTCACAGACAAGGATCCGGAGGAGCAAGACGAACACGTGCGGTCTGAGCAGGAGCGTCCGGTGAAGAGCGCAGACCGCAGAGATGTGCAGGACGAGCGCAGCGAGAGGAGCTACGACCGCCGCAGTGACTACGACGACCGCCGAGATCCGAACACCAGCCAGCGGGATGATCGTGATGACCGATACAATGACCGCCGCGACCGATACGATGACAAACGCGACCGGAGTGATGACCGCCAGGAACGCTACGATGACCGCCGGGAACGCAACGGTGACCGCCAAGATCGTTACGATGACCGACGTGATCGCAATGATGACCGCAGAGATCGTTACGATGACCGCTACGATGATCGACGCGACCGCTACGATGACCGCAGAGATCGCCATGATGACCGCTACGACAGCGACCGCTACTCTGACCGCTACGACAGCCGCGACAGACCGCCCAGCGTCCCCCCAAATAAACCCAGAGATCCGCGGAATTGA
- the gpa33a gene encoding glycoprotein A33 (transmembrane), paralog a isoform X2 — MTCQRAGLHVASAAIVVDIPQKQYKVARGDNATLPCAFTPPPPAGSTTEITWKATPDVPGSPMIDIIKFNSATGMKVYKNYKGRAGLTFDLTKGKADLQLVRVTSADNRTYECHVDVQEEEDGTLSDTANLIVLVAPSTPKCTIEGKTEYFQDITLTCKSEEGTPTPTYKWQSYDVLNNPRPNPLKATDVNGVLSLYNISKDTSGFYVCTSTNEIRSAKCNLTMAVMAPSMSMASTAGIIGAAAGALVLLLVIIICCCCCRRKKNKEEEYAMGTPEDGEFTDKDPEEQDEHVRSEQERPVKSADRRDVQDERSERSYDRRSDYDDRRDPNTSQRDDRDDRYNDRRDRYDDKRDRSDDRQERYDDRRERNGDRQDRYDDRRDRNDDRRDRYDDRYDDRRDRYDDRRDRHDDRYDSDRYSDRYDSRDRPPSVPPNKPRDPRN; from the exons atgacctgtcagagag caggaCTGCATGTGGCATCAGCAGCGATCGTGGTTGATATCCCGCAGAAGCAGTATAAGGTAGCGCGGGGTGATAATGCGACGCTGCCCTGCGCCTTCACCCCGCCGCCGCCGGCCGGATCCACCACTGAGATCACCTGGAAAGCGACTCCAGATGTGCCGGGATCTCCAATG ATCGACATCATCAAATTCAACAGTGCCACTGGAATGAAGGTGTACAAGAACTATAAGGGCCGGGCGGGTCTGACGTTTGATCTGACTAAAGGAAAAGCCGACCTGCAGCTGGTGAGGGTCACCAGTGCCGACAACCGGACCTACGAGTGCCATGTGGACGTGCAGGAGGAAGAGGACGGCACTCTATCAGACACCGCCAACCTCATTGTCCTGG TGGCCCCATCAACACCCAAATGCACTATTGAGGGGAAGACGGAGTACTTTCAGGACATCACCCTGACCTGCAAATCGGAGGAGGGAACGCCGACACCGACCTACAAGTGGCAAAGCTACGATGTGTTGAACAACCCTCGCCCAAACCCACTGAAGGCCACCGACG TGAACGGCGTTCTGTCGCTCTACAACATCTCTAAGGACACGTCCGGGTTCTACGTCTGCACCTCCACCAATGAAATCAGATCTGCCAAGTGTAATCTGACTATGGCCGTCATGGCAC CGTCCATGAGCATGGCGTCCACGGCGGGCATCATCGGGGCGGCGGCGGGCGCGCTGGTCCTCCTGCTGGTCATcatcatctgctgctgctgctgccggAGGAAGAAGAACAAGGAGGAGGAGTACGCCATGGG GACTCCTGAAGATGGAGAATTCACAGACAAGGATCCGGAGGAGCAAGACGAACACGTGCGGTCTGAGCAGGAGCGTCCGGTGAAGAGCGCAGACCGCAGAGATGTGCAGGACGAGCGCAGCGAGAGGAGCTACGACCGCCGCAGTGACTACGACGACCGCCGAGATCCGAACACCAGCCAGCGGGATGATCGTGATGACCGATACAATGACCGCCGCGACCGATACGATGACAAACGCGACCGGAGTGATGACCGCCAGGAACGCTACGATGACCGCCGGGAACGCAACGGTGACCGCCAAGATCGTTACGATGACCGACGTGATCGCAATGATGACCGCAGAGATCGTTACGATGACCGCTACGATGATCGACGCGACCGCTACGATGACCGCAGAGATCGCCATGATGACCGCTACGACAGCGACCGCTACTCTGACCGCTACGACAGCCGCGACAGACCGCCCAGCGTCCCCCCAAATAAACCCAGAGATCCGCGGAATTGA
- the gpa33a gene encoding glycoprotein A33 (transmembrane), paralog a precursor: MADTLRLLGFILLSAGLHVASAAIVVDIPQKQYKVARGDNATLPCAFTPPPPAGSTTEITWKATPDVPGSPMIDIIKFNSATGMKVYKNYKGRAGLTFDLTKGKADLQLVRVTSADNRTYECHVDVQEEEDGTLSDTANLIVLVAPSTPKCTIEGKTEYFQDITLTCKSEEGTPTPTYKWQSYDVLNNPRPNPLKATDVNGVLSLYNISKDTSGFYVCTSTNEIRSAKCNLTMAVMAPSMSMASTAGIIGAAAGALVLLLVIIICCCCCRRKKNKEEEYAMGTPEDGEFTDKDPEEQDEHVRSEQERPVKSADRRDVQDERSERSYDRRSDYDDRRDPNTSQRDDRDDRYNDRRDRYDDKRDRSDDRQERYDDRRERNGDRQDRYDDRRDRNDDRRDRYDDRYDDRRDRYDDRRDRHDDRYDSDRYSDRYDSRDRPPSVPPNKPRDPRN; this comes from the exons ATGGCGGACACACTGCGCTTACTGGGCTTCATCCTGCTGAGCG caggaCTGCATGTGGCATCAGCAGCGATCGTGGTTGATATCCCGCAGAAGCAGTATAAGGTAGCGCGGGGTGATAATGCGACGCTGCCCTGCGCCTTCACCCCGCCGCCGCCGGCCGGATCCACCACTGAGATCACCTGGAAAGCGACTCCAGATGTGCCGGGATCTCCAATG ATCGACATCATCAAATTCAACAGTGCCACTGGAATGAAGGTGTACAAGAACTATAAGGGCCGGGCGGGTCTGACGTTTGATCTGACTAAAGGAAAAGCCGACCTGCAGCTGGTGAGGGTCACCAGTGCCGACAACCGGACCTACGAGTGCCATGTGGACGTGCAGGAGGAAGAGGACGGCACTCTATCAGACACCGCCAACCTCATTGTCCTGG TGGCCCCATCAACACCCAAATGCACTATTGAGGGGAAGACGGAGTACTTTCAGGACATCACCCTGACCTGCAAATCGGAGGAGGGAACGCCGACACCGACCTACAAGTGGCAAAGCTACGATGTGTTGAACAACCCTCGCCCAAACCCACTGAAGGCCACCGACG TGAACGGCGTTCTGTCGCTCTACAACATCTCTAAGGACACGTCCGGGTTCTACGTCTGCACCTCCACCAATGAAATCAGATCTGCCAAGTGTAATCTGACTATGGCCGTCATGGCAC CGTCCATGAGCATGGCGTCCACGGCGGGCATCATCGGGGCGGCGGCGGGCGCGCTGGTCCTCCTGCTGGTCATcatcatctgctgctgctgctgccggAGGAAGAAGAACAAGGAGGAGGAGTACGCCATGGG GACTCCTGAAGATGGAGAATTCACAGACAAGGATCCGGAGGAGCAAGACGAACACGTGCGGTCTGAGCAGGAGCGTCCGGTGAAGAGCGCAGACCGCAGAGATGTGCAGGACGAGCGCAGCGAGAGGAGCTACGACCGCCGCAGTGACTACGACGACCGCCGAGATCCGAACACCAGCCAGCGGGATGATCGTGATGACCGATACAATGACCGCCGCGACCGATACGATGACAAACGCGACCGGAGTGATGACCGCCAGGAACGCTACGATGACCGCCGGGAACGCAACGGTGACCGCCAAGATCGTTACGATGACCGACGTGATCGCAATGATGACCGCAGAGATCGTTACGATGACCGCTACGATGATCGACGCGACCGCTACGATGACCGCAGAGATCGCCATGATGACCGCTACGACAGCGACCGCTACTCTGACCGCTACGACAGCCGCGACAGACCGCCCAGCGTCCCCCCAAATAAACCCAGAGATCCGCGGAATTGA